In Candidatus Pantoea floridensis, the genomic window TTGCAAAGGCAGCGCTGCTACGTCGTCACTCATCTTTTACTCCGGGTAAACGTCCAGGTCAGAAAACGACCTTAATTTCGCTATTATCTGCCAGCCGTCCAGTGCAATCAAGTCTCAAGCTTGGCACTGTGTGCCGCAGCATGCGCATGAAAGTATATACCCTAAACTTTAGCGCAAGCCGTTCTTCCCGTAGAATGGCGCCAGATTTTTTCCCGAACAGCAGGAGCAGAACCATGAGTAAGTCAGAAAACCTGTATGCCGCAGCGCAACGCCTGATCCCCGGCGGTGTGAACTCCCCGGTACGTGCCTTTACCGGTGTGGGCGGCGTGCCGCTGTTCATCGAACGCGCTGACGGTGCCTATCTTTATGATGCCGACGGCAAAGGCTATATCGATTATGTCGGTTCCTGGGGCCCGATGGTGCTGGGGCATAACAACGCCAACATCCGCAATGCGGTGATTAAAGCGGCCGCGCGCGGTTTGAGCTTCGGCGCACCGACCGAGATGGAAGTCAAAATGGCCGAGCTGGTGTGCGAACTGGTGCCAAGTATGGACATGGTACGTATGGTGAACTCCGGCACCGAAGCCACCATGAGCGCCATTCGCCTGGCGCGCGGCTTCACCCATCGCGACAAAATCATCAAATTCGAAGGCTGCTACCACGGTCACGCCGATTGCCTGCTGGTGAAAGCCGGTTCTGGCGCGCTGACCCTTGGCCAGCCAAACTCGCCGGGTGTACCGGCCGATTTCGCCAAACACACGCTGACCTGCACCTATAACGATCTCAGCACCGTACGTGCCGCATTCGAGCAATATCCTAAGGATATCGCCTGTATCATCGTGGAACCGGTGGCAGGCAACATGAACTGCATTCCACCACAGCCAGACTTCCTGCCGGGCCTGCGTGCGTTGTGCGACGAATTTGGTGCGCTGCTGATCATTGACGAAGTGATGACCGGCTTCCGCGTGGCATTGGGCGGTGCTCAGGCTTATTACGACGTCACGCCCGATCTCACTTGCCTGGGTAAAATCATCGGCGGCGGTATGCCAGTAGGCGCGTTTGGCGGTCGTCGTGATGTCATGGATGCGCTGGCACCCACCGGTCCGGTTTATCAGGCCGGTACATTGTCCGGTAACCCAATTGCGATGGCGGCGGGCTTTGCCTGCCTGACGCAGATTGCACAACCGGGCACGCACAGCACGCTGACCGATCTGACCACGCAATTAGCAGAAGGTCTGCTGGCAGCGGCGAAAGCCGAAAACATCCCGCTGGTGATCAATCACGTTGGCGGCATGTTTGGTATTTTCTTCACCGATGCGCAAGAAGTGACGTGCTATCAAGACGTAACGCAGTGCGATGTTGAGCGCTTTAAGCGCTTCTTCCACCTGATGCTGGAAGAAGGCGTCTACCTCGCACCATCAGCGTTCGAAGCGGGCTTTATGTCGCTGGCGCACAGTAAGGAAGATATTCAGCGCACCATCGATGCGGCGCGCCGCAGCTTCGCGCAGCTGTAAATGACAAGGGCGCCACATGGCGCCCTTCTGCTATGCCCTTCTCAGCAGCCAGATAAAATATGGTGCGCCGAAGAAGGTGGCCATCAGCCCTGCTGGAATCTGATCCGGGAACGCCAGCATCCTGCCGCACCAATCGGCGAAGATCATCAATCCGCCGCCCAGTAAACCTGCCATCAGCACCTGCGGTAACGCGCGGCGGAAGCCGAGCATTCTTACAATGTGGGGTGCCATCAGGCCCACAAAACTCAGCGGCCCAATGGTTAAGGTGGCTGTGGCGGTTAGCGCTGCCGCCAGCAGCAGCAAACAGAGGCGTGATGTGGTCAGCGCCATGCCTGCCGAACGCGCAGTGGCGCTGCCAAGTGGTAGCAATGTCAGCCAGCGGCTCGCCAGCGGCGCCAGGGCAATCAGCACTATGCCAACCACTGCACTTTGAACGGCCTGCTGCATATTGATGTTGTAGGTTGAGCCAGAAATCCAGCTCAGTAAGCCGCCCATGCGCGGATCGCCACTCGCCAACAGCACCATCAATAACGTCACGAAGGCGCTGTTGAGCGCCATACCCGCCAGCAACATGCGTTCTGGCGAAAACCCGCCGCGACTCGCCACCAGCATAATCACCAGCAGCGTCAGGGCCGCACCGAGCGCGCCGGCGGGCAGCAGCCATGCCACGGCATCGCCCGGGACGAAGAACATCATCACCACGACGCCGCACGCGGCCCCCGAGCTGATGCCCAGCACTTCCGGGCTTGCCATGGGGTTACCGGTCAGCCGCTGAATCAGCGCGCCTGCTACGCCAAGCATCATCCCGACCACCAGCGCGGCCAGTACGCGCGGAGCGCGCCACGGCAGCAGCTGTTGCAGCATATCGCCGCTCACCCAGCTAAAGCCTTGCGCGTCACGCCCAAAAGTGATGCCAATCCAGCTCAACAGCGCCAGAATCAGTAAGCCAGTCAGGCACCAGCGCAACACGTTCTGCCGCTCGGCAGGCACATTGTCACCCTGATTGAGCGCAGGTGGCACCGAGCCCGTGCGCAGTCGCGGTAGCAGCCACAGCAGAATTGGCACGCCAATCAGCGCGGTCGCCGTGCCGGTAGAGACTTCACGCCAGTGGCCGGTCAGCCACTGCACGGCTTGATCCGCCAGCCACAGCAGCAGCGCACCAATCAGCGGGGCCAGCAGCATGCGGCTAAGTAAGCGACGTCCGCCGAGCATCTTCGCCAGCAGCGGCGCAAACAGGCCGATAAAGCCGATAATACCCGCCACATTGACCAGCTGCGCGCTAAGCAAAATTGCCAGCGCTAATGCGGCAATTCGCGCCGCCGATAGCGCCAGACCGAGGTTTTTCGCTACACCATCGTCCAGCCCCATTAGCGTCAGCGGACGCAGCAGCGCCAGCGCCACCACAAACGCCAGCAGCAGACGCGGCCATAGCTGCGCCACGTTGTGCCCATCAAGCTGATTGAGCGCACCGGTACTCCACAGGAACATGTTCTGCAGCTGATCGTGATTGAAGATAGCGAAGATCTGGTTCACCGAACCGGCATACAGACTCAGCACCAAACCGGCAAGAATCAGCGTCACCGGCGAAAGACGTTTGCCCCAGGCAACCCCAAAGACCAAAACCCCGACCATCACCGCGCCACCCATCGCTGCAAACTGCTGTGTCAGCTCGCCACCCGGCAGCTGCCACAGCGTTGCCACGGTAATACCAAGCTGCGCACCGGACGATACGCCGAGCGTAGTGGGTTCTGCCAACGGATTGCGCAGTACCTGCTGGAACAGCAAGCCGGCCAATCCCAAGCCCGCACCGACCAGCAGCGCCAGCGCTAAACGCGACAACATGCTGTGATGAAAGACCACTTGCTGGATGTTGTTAATATCGGGCGCAAAAAATCCCTGCGGCCACTGTTCGATCGGCAATGCGTTACGTAAGTTAATAAACGTTAGCGCCAGCGCCAGCAGACATAGCGTACTCAGCAGCGCGACGGGAAAAAGACGATTGCGCATCATTGCGACTCCAGCGCGTGTTCCAGCACGCTAACAAATTTCAGCGCCGAATAGGTCGCACCGTAATACCACACCGCCGGAACGCGCTGGAAACGTCCGCCGCGCACAAACGGCAGCGCCTGCCACAACGCGGTTTTCATGACTTGCTGCATATCGCGCTCGTTGTCGTGATCGAAGCAAATCACCTGTACATCACCGACCTCCGCCAACCGCTCCAGCCCGACGACCGCGCTGCCCCAAAAGTTGGTTTCGCCCTGCCAGGCATTCCGCAACCCGAGGATCTCCATCACTTCGAGAAACAGGCTGTTTTTACCGAAGGTGATGGCATGGCGACTATCCATTAGCGACATCAAGAGCACCGGGCGATTGGCCCACGGCTTAAGGCGCTCACGCGCTGCCGCCAGCTGCGCATCCACATACTGTAGATGCGCAGCTGCCTGCGCTTCTCGCCCAATCCTTGCTCCCAGCGCATGTAACGAGTGGCGCGCGGTGGTTAACGGTTTGCCATCGCCGCTATTGAGGTCAAAACCCATGGTTGGCGCAATGCGCTGCAACTTATCCAGCGCCGGGCCGTAACCATTGGAGTGCAGAATCAGTGAAGGTTCGAGCTGGGTCATTAGCTCAAGATTAGGTTCGGTGCGTAACCCCAGGTCAATCACGCGGGATGGCAGTGGTGGATCGCCCACCCACACGTTGTAGTTGTGCATATCAGCCACGCCGAGTGGCACCACGCCGAGCGCCATCAGCAGCTCCACCGGCAGCCACTCCAGCGCCAGAATGCGTTGTGCATCCGGCAATGCCGCTCGCAGCGGTAGCGCGGACATGAAGGGTGAGAGCGCCAGCGCCGTCAGTAGGCGGCGGCGAGAGATGTCTAACATAGTGCGCCTCAGTACACGAAACTGACGGGCGCGCCGCCCTGCGGATGAGGCAAAATCCCCATCGGAATACCGTAGATGTTGCCCAGCACATCAGCCTGCATGATCACTTCGGGGCCGCCTGCGGCAATCACTTCACCGCCACGCAGCGCCACTAAACGATCGCAATAGCGTGCCGCCATGTTGAGATCGTGCAGTACCGCAATCACCGTTAGCCCGCGCTCGCGGCTGAGTCGTTGGATCAGCGCCAGCACATCAACCTGATGGGCGATATCCAGCGCTGACGTGGGTTCATCCAGCAGCAGACAGCGGCTGTTTTGCGCCACCAGCATCGCCAGCCACGCGCGCTGCCGCTCGCCGCCGGAAAGGCTATCCACCAGACGTCCGGCAAAGGGTTTTAATCCCACCAGCGTAATCGCTTCGTCCACCCGATCGCGATCTTCCTGACCATAACGCCCCAGCGCGCCGTGCCACGGATAACGGCCAATCGCCACCAGTTCACGCACCGTCATCCCCTCTGCCGCTGGCAGCTGCTGCGGCAGATACGCGACCTGGCGCGCAAAATCTTTACTGCCCCAGTTTTCCACCGCATCTTCATTCAGCAGTACACGCCCTTCACTCGCCGCATGGTGACGGCCGAGCATTTTCAGCAGCGTAGATTTGCCGGAGCCGTTGTGACCGATCAGCGCCGTGACTTTGCCGGGCGCAAAGGTGAGAGACAGCGGATGAAGGAGCGTGCGGCCAGGCACCCGAAAACTAACGTTATCGAGCCTGAAAGTGGTTTCTGCGTGATGCGGATGCTGCATGATAATCCCTGGTTAATGGGCATTGTAAGGTCGCCATTAATGGCGGCCAGAAACTCAGGTGCGCATAAATGCGCACCCTACAAACGCGTTAGAAGCGGAAAGTCGCGGTTCCGACAATCTGCCGCTCAGCGCCCCAATAGCAGGCGTATTCGCGGTAGCAGCTGGCAACGTATTCACGATCGAATAGGTTATTCACGTTCACGCCGATGGTTGATCCCGGCATGCCAAAGCGTGCGAGATCGTATTTCAGCGCAGCATCAACGGTGGTGTAACCGGCTACGTCGAAGTTTTGGTTAACGTTAGCCGCGTCATTGGGGCTGTAGATACCTTTACTTTCACCGACATAACGCACGCCTGCGCCCACCGTTACGCCTGAAAGCGCCGTTTCATGGAAGGTGTAATCGGTCCACAGCGATGCCATATGCTTCGGCACCTGATTTGGCGTTTTGCCCTTCAGGTTGGTGTCTTCGGTATACTCCGCATCGGTGTAGGTATAAGACGCCGTCATGTTGATATTGGCATTCAGAGCCGCTTTAGCTTCCAGCTCAACGCCGCGTGAGCGAATTTCACCACTCTGAATACTGGCAAACGGGTGGTTAACCGTATCCGGATCGGCCGTCAGATTCTTGGTCTTCGTCAGTTGATAAACCGCAGCCGTGAGGACAACAGGGCGATCTTTTGGTACGTATTTCACGCCCGCTTCATACTGTTTAGCACGGGAAGGATCAAATGCCAGGCCATCCCAGGTTGAACCCGAGTTTGGAATGAAGGCTTCGCTATAGCTGAAGTACGGCGCGATCCCATTATCGAACACGTAGTTCAGGCCACCGCGCCAGGTGAAGGCCTGATCGTTCTGGCGATCGACCTTATCCGTCACACGATCGTAAACCGAGTTCATGGCGTAATCGTAGCGTCCGCCCAGGGTTAACACCCAACGGTTCCATTCCATCTGATCCTGCGCGTACAAGCCGGTTTGGCGCTGCTTGTTAAGATGCTGATACGGATCATCAAACGGCGTTACGCTATCGTCGCCATAGTGTGGATTGACTGCACTCAGCGGTGATGCGGTACCAAACTGCGCATCAATGTCGTTGCGGGTTCGCTGGAAATCAACACCCAGCAGCAGTGTATGATCAACCTGGCCCGTCGCAAATTTGGCTTGCGCCTGGTTATCCACCGCAAACTGATTCAGCTTTTCATTGGAAACGGCAGAGCCGCGAATGATCTCTAAAGTGTCCGGATTAAAGTTGCTGCCATAAATACTGCGATAATCGGTACGCAGATCGGCATAGCGCAGATTCTGCCGCACCGTCCAGGTATCGTTGAAGCTGTGCTCAAAGTTGTAGCCCACCATCTTGGTGTTACGCGAGATCTTGTTGCTGTCTTCGCCTTCATCAAAGTTGGTCGGCAATTTGTATTCGCTGCCATCAGGACGTTTAATGCCTACAACGGTTCCCTGACGCGGCAGCCAACCGTAATAGCCGGTTTCCGGTTCGTTCTGGAAATAGGTCAGCAGATCGAAACGGGTATTTTCATCTGGACGCCAGCTGAATGATGGCGCAATGGTATAGCGCTTCTCTTTGTTCATATCTTGCTGGGCGTCAGCGCTATGCGCCAGACCGGTGAGGCGATAACTGTACACGCCGTCATCATCAATCGAGCCGCCGAAGTCGAAACCGGTGGAGAAGAGGTTGTCAGTGCCCATTTGGAACTGCACTTCACGCAGCGTCTCCTGCGTTGGACGTTTGCTCACCAGCGATACAACGCCGCCTGGATTGCTCTTGCCATACAGCACCGAAACCGGACCGCGCAGCAGTTCGGCGCGTTCCAGGAAATAGGGATCGATCGCAAACTCTGAGTAGTTATCACCCTGCAGTTTCAGGCCATCAAGATATTGGTTGGTATTCGTTTCGCTGAAACCACGAATCGACAGGGCATCAATGACATTGGAACTGCCGCGGTTGCCGGTCAACACGCCAGGCGTATAGTTGAAAGCCCCTTTCACGCTGGTGACGTTTTTCATCGCCATCTCTTCCTGCGTGACCACAGAGATCGACTGCGGGGTCTTCTCAATCGGAGTATCGGTTTTAGTACCGGTAGCGCTACGCTTGGCGGCGATGGTAGGTGACGGCCCCCACGCGCTCTCCTGCGCAACGGCACTGCCGCCATCCGCGCTGACAACGACAGTATCTTCTGCCAGCGCCTGCGCGCTGAGCGTGCCCAGAGTCAATGAAATAAGCCAGGCCAGCGGTCGACGGGGTGAACTCGGGCGTAAAAAACAAGGATTAGTGCTTCGCGTATTCATAAGTGAGATCTCTCGAAAAAAGTCGATGCAGGCGAATACAAACGAGAATGATTATTATGACGCACGGATAATAGGCGAAATACGCCAATATTCGCAACTTGTAATGGCTTATTGCGCGGGGTTAGCGACCAGATCGCGCATATCCATGATCGCGATTAACAAAGTTGCAGGCATGAAAAAAGGGCGCCGTAGCGCCCTCTGTTTTCTCAGCATGCTATTTGCTGCCGAACATATCCTTAATCCAGCCAGCCACGCCGTCTGAATCTTTCTGCTCGTTTTGCGGCTGCTGCTGTTGCTGCTGCTGTTGCTGTTGCTGCTGCTGTTCTTGCTGCTGCAACTGCTGCTGCTGTTGCTGCACCTGCTCTTGCTGCTGCTGACACAGCGCATTCGGATCCAGCGACCACACCGGCAGAGAACGCCATGTGCTGCTGCCGCTACCACAGATAAAGTTACCGGCAGAATCGACGTTCATCTGCGTGATATCTTCCGGTGGCGTCAGCACCAGCGGCATCGGCGCCTGATTATCGAGATAGCGGCGATAGAGTTGCATCGCCCCGCTCGCACCGTACAGCTTCGATGTCTGGTTGTTGTCGCGGCCCACCCAGGTAATCGCCACCTCTTTGCCATCAACACCGGCGAACCAGCTGTCGATCAGGTCATTGGTGGTACCGGTTTTGCCGGCCAGATGGGCATTCGGGTAACGCGCACCCAGCGCACGCGCGGTACCATGATCTGCCACCTGCTGCATGGTGTAGAGCGTGAGATAAGCGGCCTGCGCCGGCTCCACGCGCTGCGCCTGCGGGTAGCTCTGATACAGCACGGTACCATCTTCAGCAATCACCGAGCGCACAGCCGAAAGCTCCGCGCGGTTCCCTCCACTGGCAATCGACTGGAACGCCTGCGCCACTTCAATCGGCGTCAGGTTCAATGCCCCCAGCAGCATGGACGGCACCGGATGCAGCTGATCTTTCGGCACGCCCAGCTTGGTCCAGGTATCCACGACCGCATCCAGACCCAACGTCATACCAAGGTTAACCGTCGGTACGTTCATCGAGTTGGTTAATGCATCCACCAGCATCACTTTGCCGCTGAAGCGACGATCGTCATTCATCGGTTTCCAGATGGTGCCGTTCGGCTGTTTCAGCGCAATCGGCTCATCAGCGATCCAACTGTTAAGGCGATAGCTGTTCGGCTGGCTCAGTGCGGTTAAATAGGTAGCCGGTTTCGCCAGCGAACCAATTGAACGACGCGCCTGCAGCGCACGGTTATAACCGGCAAACTGCGGATCGGCACCGCCTACCATGGCGCGCACTTCACCGCTAAAGCGGTCAACCACCACCATCGCGGTTTCCAGATCCTTCAGGCCACGCTGTTTTTTCAGCGTTGGAATCCCTTCCACCACCGCTTTCTCGGCCGCATCCTGTGAAATCGCATCCAGCGTGGTGAAAATTTTCACGCCAGAGAGATCTTTCATTTTGTCGCCGAGCTTAGCCTGCAGCTCATTCCGCACCATCTGCATAAATGCCGGCTGCGGCGTGATGACACCGCCTTTCGGCTGCACGCCAAGCGGACGCGCCGACAGCATGTCGTAAAGCTCCTGATCGATGACGTTCTGCTGCTGCAGCAGACGCAACACCAGATTACGTCGCTCCAGTGCCAGTTTCGGATTACGCCACGGGTTATACAGCGACGCGCCTTTCACCATGCCGACCAGCATCGCCTGCTGATCGAGGCTCAGCTCATCCACCGGACGACCAAAGTAGTACAAACTCGCCAGCGGGAAGCCGCGGATCTGATCGTTACCGGTCTGGCCGAGATACACCTCGTTGAGGTAGAGCTCGAGGATGCGATCTTTGCTGTAGCGCGCATCCATGATCACCGCCATGTAGGCTTCACGCGCTTTACGCCACAGCGAACGCTCGTTGGTGAGGAACAGGTTTTTTACCAGCTGCTGCGTCAGCGTACTGCCGCCCTGCACCGCTTTACCGGCAGTCAGGTTGGCGAGGAACGCG contains:
- the hemL gene encoding glutamate-1-semialdehyde 2,1-aminomutase gives rise to the protein MSKSENLYAAAQRLIPGGVNSPVRAFTGVGGVPLFIERADGAYLYDADGKGYIDYVGSWGPMVLGHNNANIRNAVIKAAARGLSFGAPTEMEVKMAELVCELVPSMDMVRMVNSGTEATMSAIRLARGFTHRDKIIKFEGCYHGHADCLLVKAGSGALTLGQPNSPGVPADFAKHTLTCTYNDLSTVRAAFEQYPKDIACIIVEPVAGNMNCIPPQPDFLPGLRALCDEFGALLIIDEVMTGFRVALGGAQAYYDVTPDLTCLGKIIGGGMPVGAFGGRRDVMDALAPTGPVYQAGTLSGNPIAMAAGFACLTQIAQPGTHSTLTDLTTQLAEGLLAAAKAENIPLVINHVGGMFGIFFTDAQEVTCYQDVTQCDVERFKRFFHLMLEEGVYLAPSAFEAGFMSLAHSKEDIQRTIDAARRSFAQL
- the fhuB gene encoding Fe(3+)-hydroxamate ABC transporter permease FhuB — encoded protein: MRNRLFPVALLSTLCLLALALTFINLRNALPIEQWPQGFFAPDINNIQQVVFHHSMLSRLALALLVGAGLGLAGLLFQQVLRNPLAEPTTLGVSSGAQLGITVATLWQLPGGELTQQFAAMGGAVMVGVLVFGVAWGKRLSPVTLILAGLVLSLYAGSVNQIFAIFNHDQLQNMFLWSTGALNQLDGHNVAQLWPRLLLAFVVALALLRPLTLMGLDDGVAKNLGLALSAARIAALALAILLSAQLVNVAGIIGFIGLFAPLLAKMLGGRRLLSRMLLAPLIGALLLWLADQAVQWLTGHWREVSTGTATALIGVPILLWLLPRLRTGSVPPALNQGDNVPAERQNVLRWCLTGLLILALLSWIGITFGRDAQGFSWVSGDMLQQLLPWRAPRVLAALVVGMMLGVAGALIQRLTGNPMASPEVLGISSGAACGVVVMMFFVPGDAVAWLLPAGALGAALTLLVIMLVASRGGFSPERMLLAGMALNSAFVTLLMVLLASGDPRMGGLLSWISGSTYNINMQQAVQSAVVGIVLIALAPLASRWLTLLPLGSATARSAGMALTTSRLCLLLLAAALTATATLTIGPLSFVGLMAPHIVRMLGFRRALPQVLMAGLLGGGLMIFADWCGRMLAFPDQIPAGLMATFFGAPYFIWLLRRA
- the fhuD gene encoding Fe(3+)-hydroxamate ABC transporter substrate-binding protein FhuD codes for the protein MLDISRRRLLTALALSPFMSALPLRAALPDAQRILALEWLPVELLMALGVVPLGVADMHNYNVWVGDPPLPSRVIDLGLRTEPNLELMTQLEPSLILHSNGYGPALDKLQRIAPTMGFDLNSGDGKPLTTARHSLHALGARIGREAQAAAHLQYVDAQLAAARERLKPWANRPVLLMSLMDSRHAITFGKNSLFLEVMEILGLRNAWQGETNFWGSAVVGLERLAEVGDVQVICFDHDNERDMQQVMKTALWQALPFVRGGRFQRVPAVWYYGATYSALKFVSVLEHALESQ
- the fhuC gene encoding Fe3+-hydroxamate ABC transporter ATP-binding protein FhuC produces the protein MQHPHHAETTFRLDNVSFRVPGRTLLHPLSLTFAPGKVTALIGHNGSGKSTLLKMLGRHHAASEGRVLLNEDAVENWGSKDFARQVAYLPQQLPAAEGMTVRELVAIGRYPWHGALGRYGQEDRDRVDEAITLVGLKPFAGRLVDSLSGGERQRAWLAMLVAQNSRCLLLDEPTSALDIAHQVDVLALIQRLSRERGLTVIAVLHDLNMAARYCDRLVALRGGEVIAAGGPEVIMQADVLGNIYGIPMGILPHPQGGAPVSFVY
- the fhuA gene encoding ferrichrome porin FhuA gives rise to the protein MNTRSTNPCFLRPSSPRRPLAWLISLTLGTLSAQALAEDTVVVSADGGSAVAQESAWGPSPTIAAKRSATGTKTDTPIEKTPQSISVVTQEEMAMKNVTSVKGAFNYTPGVLTGNRGSSNVIDALSIRGFSETNTNQYLDGLKLQGDNYSEFAIDPYFLERAELLRGPVSVLYGKSNPGGVVSLVSKRPTQETLREVQFQMGTDNLFSTGFDFGGSIDDDGVYSYRLTGLAHSADAQQDMNKEKRYTIAPSFSWRPDENTRFDLLTYFQNEPETGYYGWLPRQGTVVGIKRPDGSEYKLPTNFDEGEDSNKISRNTKMVGYNFEHSFNDTWTVRQNLRYADLRTDYRSIYGSNFNPDTLEIIRGSAVSNEKLNQFAVDNQAQAKFATGQVDHTLLLGVDFQRTRNDIDAQFGTASPLSAVNPHYGDDSVTPFDDPYQHLNKQRQTGLYAQDQMEWNRWVLTLGGRYDYAMNSVYDRVTDKVDRQNDQAFTWRGGLNYVFDNGIAPYFSYSEAFIPNSGSTWDGLAFDPSRAKQYEAGVKYVPKDRPVVLTAAVYQLTKTKNLTADPDTVNHPFASIQSGEIRSRGVELEAKAALNANINMTASYTYTDAEYTEDTNLKGKTPNQVPKHMASLWTDYTFHETALSGVTVGAGVRYVGESKGIYSPNDAANVNQNFDVAGYTTVDAALKYDLARFGMPGSTIGVNVNNLFDREYVASCYREYACYWGAERQIVGTATFRF
- the mrcB gene encoding bifunctional glycosyl transferase/transpeptidase encodes the protein MSGNDREPIGRKGKTPKPPRSTARRGRRRELDDDIDQDDFDEEDEESGPVPPKGKGKGKRPPRGKRRWLGWLIKLFLVFVVVMAAWGVYLDSEIRSRIDGKVWQLPAAVYGRMVSLEPGMSYDKKEMIALLEGTQYREVSRITRPGEFSVKGNTIDLLRRPFDFPDSKEGQINARLTFSKNELSEIKNLDTGRDFGFFRLDPRLITMLQSPNGEQRLFVPRAGFPDLLVSTLIATEDRHFYEHDGISPYSIGRAFLANLTAGKAVQGGSTLTQQLVKNLFLTNERSLWRKAREAYMAVIMDARYSKDRILELYLNEVYLGQTGNDQIRGFPLASLYYFGRPVDELSLDQQAMLVGMVKGASLYNPWRNPKLALERRNLVLRLLQQQNVIDQELYDMLSARPLGVQPKGGVITPQPAFMQMVRNELQAKLGDKMKDLSGVKIFTTLDAISQDAAEKAVVEGIPTLKKQRGLKDLETAMVVVDRFSGEVRAMVGGADPQFAGYNRALQARRSIGSLAKPATYLTALSQPNSYRLNSWIADEPIALKQPNGTIWKPMNDDRRFSGKVMLVDALTNSMNVPTVNLGMTLGLDAVVDTWTKLGVPKDQLHPVPSMLLGALNLTPIEVAQAFQSIASGGNRAELSAVRSVIAEDGTVLYQSYPQAQRVEPAQAAYLTLYTMQQVADHGTARALGARYPNAHLAGKTGTTNDLIDSWFAGVDGKEVAITWVGRDNNQTSKLYGASGAMQLYRRYLDNQAPMPLVLTPPEDITQMNVDSAGNFICGSGSSTWRSLPVWSLDPNALCQQQQEQVQQQQQQLQQQEQQQQQQQQQQQQQPQNEQKDSDGVAGWIKDMFGSK